A genome region from Yoonia vestfoldensis includes the following:
- a CDS encoding DUF3833 family protein, translating to MSFVIYSVLGAALMAGAVYAKTRFASFLAQKPADYPDGPMFDIRERFNGPIVCEGVIFGPTGKVSSRFVADFHASWNGNVGTMVEKFRYDSGLMQDRCWTLTLSNDGTIKAEAPDVIGAGSGKQQGSAVVLNYRIKLAEEAGGHALDVTDWMYLTSNGSIMNRSQFRKFGIKVAELVATMRPRDQAYAGE from the coding sequence ATGTCGTTTGTGATTTACAGCGTTTTGGGCGCGGCCCTGATGGCGGGGGCGGTTTATGCCAAGACCCGCTTTGCATCGTTTCTGGCGCAGAAACCGGCGGATTACCCCGATGGCCCGATGTTCGACATCCGCGAAAGGTTCAATGGCCCCATCGTCTGTGAAGGCGTCATCTTTGGCCCCACCGGCAAGGTCTCGTCCCGGTTCGTCGCCGATTTCCACGCAAGCTGGAACGGCAATGTCGGCACGATGGTCGAAAAATTCCGCTATGACAGCGGGTTGATGCAGGATCGCTGCTGGACCCTGACCCTGTCGAATGACGGCACGATCAAGGCCGAGGCCCCCGATGTCATCGGCGCGGGCAGCGGAAAGCAGCAAGGTTCTGCCGTTGTGCTGAACTACCGCATAAAATTGGCCGAGGAGGCTGGCGGTCACGCGCTTGATGTTACAGACTGGATGTATCTGACATCAAACGGGTCGATCATGAATCGCAGCCAATTCCGTAAATTCGGGATCAAGGTTGCCGAGCTTGTCGCCACGATGCGACCACGCGATCAGGCCTATGCGGGGGAATGA
- a CDS encoding MFS transporter, producing MKALTQRLPAYSLYAAVLSGAGLPIYIYAPKYYADTYGVSLTALGAVLFGLRLFDVVQDPVLGWISERLRRVKKLAITLTALVLALSMIGLFALAPPIAPIWWFGLTITGLFTAFSFLTINFYAQGISKAGTAEGGHVRLAAWRESGALLGVCIAAMIPTLLTGVVADPFAVFAFGFAVVTLIAAYFMWPEWKGRAAQEPSQIRDILADPVARRLLVLALVNATPLAVSSTLFLFYVESRLGAPGWEGALLVLFFLAAALSSPLWSALARRFGEKRVLLAAMTLAIASFGYTLTLSTGDVIPFAIICVLSGATIGADLTLMPAMFAKRMSVISPTGGQGFGLWSLVNKFTLAFAAVILLPVLERSGFTAGATDLPDTALTTLTVLYAAVPSLLKLLAIGLLVATQLEE from the coding sequence GTGAAAGCCCTGACCCAACGGCTGCCGGCCTATAGCCTGTATGCCGCTGTGCTGTCGGGTGCCGGATTGCCGATCTATATCTACGCGCCCAAATATTATGCCGATACCTATGGCGTCAGCCTGACAGCATTGGGGGCCGTCTTGTTCGGCCTGCGCCTGTTCGACGTGGTGCAAGACCCGGTATTGGGCTGGATCAGCGAACGGCTGAGGCGGGTCAAGAAACTGGCGATCACGCTGACGGCCCTTGTGCTGGCGCTGTCGATGATCGGGCTGTTCGCGCTGGCCCCGCCAATTGCGCCGATCTGGTGGTTCGGCCTGACGATCACGGGGCTGTTTACCGCCTTCAGTTTCCTGACCATCAATTTCTACGCCCAAGGGATCAGCAAGGCAGGCACGGCCGAGGGCGGCCATGTCCGGCTGGCCGCCTGGCGCGAAAGCGGGGCCTTGCTGGGGGTCTGCATTGCCGCCATGATCCCCACATTGCTGACCGGTGTGGTGGCCGACCCCTTTGCCGTGTTCGCCTTTGGCTTTGCCGTTGTCACGCTGATTGCGGCCTATTTCATGTGGCCCGAATGGAAAGGCCGCGCCGCACAGGAACCGTCCCAGATCCGCGACATCCTGGCCGATCCCGTGGCGCGGCGGCTGCTGGTGCTTGCGCTGGTCAATGCCACGCCGCTGGCGGTGTCATCCACGCTGTTCCTGTTCTACGTCGAAAGCAGGCTGGGCGCGCCGGGCTGGGAAGGCGCGCTTTTGGTGCTGTTCTTTCTGGCAGCGGCGCTGTCCTCGCCGCTCTGGTCGGCACTTGCCCGCAGGTTCGGGGAAAAGCGGGTGCTGCTGGCGGCGATGACGCTCGCCATCGCGTCATTCGGCTATACGCTGACTTTATCCACCGGCGATGTGATCCCGTTCGCGATCATCTGCGTATTAAGTGGAGCAACGATCGGGGCAGACCTGACCTTGATGCCCGCAATGTTCGCCAAACGCATGTCGGTCATATCGCCGACCGGTGGGCAGGGGTTTGGCCTTTGGTCGCTGGTGAACAAGTTCACGCTGGCCTTTGCGGCAGTCATCTTGCTGCCGGTGCTGGAAAGATCCGGTTTCACCGCCGGTGCAACCGATTTGCCGGACACGGCCTTGACGACGCTGACGGTGCTTTATGCCGCAGTGCCGTCGCTATTGAAATTGTTGGCCATCGGCTTGCTGGTCGCCACGCAGCTTGAGGAATGA
- a CDS encoding DUF1365 domain-containing protein translates to MTARIDHIAGETYHGRRGATKNAFRYSIDYVLLDAETAPDAPALFTRNGGNLMSLQDADHGGPPKQGRGAAWVRDVLTAHAIAQPDRIMLLAQPRMLGHVFNPVSFWLCYQGDALTTIIAEVSNTFGDRHSYLCRHEDGRAITKADTLAAQKVMHVSPFQPVEGGYVFRFDIQPDSVGIWIDYSRGNGGLIATLTGARRPISNGSIIRAALRRPFGSRRVLALIHWQAVKLWWKGATFRSQPAPPRDEVSR, encoded by the coding sequence GTGACCGCGCGCATCGATCATATCGCGGGGGAAACCTATCACGGGCGGCGCGGGGCCACCAAGAACGCGTTCCGCTATTCCATCGATTATGTGCTGCTGGATGCGGAAACCGCGCCCGACGCACCGGCGCTATTCACGCGCAACGGCGGCAATCTGATGTCGCTGCAGGATGCCGACCATGGCGGGCCACCCAAACAGGGGCGCGGCGCGGCATGGGTGCGCGATGTGCTGACTGCCCATGCCATTGCGCAACCCGACCGGATCATGTTGCTGGCGCAACCGCGCATGCTGGGCCATGTGTTCAATCCGGTGTCGTTCTGGCTGTGCTATCAAGGTGACGCCCTGACCACGATCATTGCAGAGGTCAGCAATACCTTTGGCGACCGTCATTCCTATCTGTGCCGCCACGAGGACGGGCGCGCGATCACCAAGGCGGACACATTGGCCGCGCAAAAGGTGATGCATGTCTCGCCGTTTCAGCCGGTCGAGGGCGGCTATGTGTTCCGCTTTGACATCCAACCGGACAGCGTCGGTATCTGGATCGACTATAGCCGCGGCAATGGTGGCTTGATCGCCACGCTGACGGGCGCGCGCCGCCCGATCAGCAATGGCAGCATCATCCGCGCGGCGCTGCGCCGCCCCTTTGGATCGCGCCGTGTGCTGGCGCTGATCCATTGGCAAGCGGTCAAGCTCTGGTGGAAGGGCGCCACATTCCGGTCGCAACCCGCCCCACCGCGCGACGAGGTCAGCCGGTGA
- a CDS encoding NAD(P)/FAD-dependent oxidoreductase, translated as MLVETGTAAPLKIAVIGAGISGMGAAHALAKDHRVVLFEAENRLGGHARTRMAGQHGDQQVDTGFIVFNYANYPHLTALFDELAVPVVKSKMSFGASFGGGRLEYGLASLDALFAQRKNAANPRFLRMVRDILHFNKHGLAASQDPALTIGGLLQKLRLSDYFRDHYLLPFSGAIWSTPKEKILDFPAHAMMTFFDNHALLGATGQHQWYTVDGGSQAYVSRLAADMARRDVDLRLGAPVEAVRRNPMGVEVKAKGGDWERFDEVVFASHSDQSLAMLSDASPVERDTLGAVRYQPNKIVLHSDISIMPKRKQVWSSWIYTEANYQQGGEIDLTYWMNSLQPWLQADTLMVTLNSRRPIREDLIWDEVTLHHPVYDLAALAAQKTAAAMNGTNRTWFCGAWMKNGFHEDGLSSALDVVGRLTAPDRMAMAAE; from the coding sequence ATGTTGGTAGAAACGGGGACAGCCGCGCCCTTGAAGATTGCGGTGATCGGTGCAGGCATTTCGGGGATGGGTGCGGCGCATGCTTTGGCCAAGGATCACCGGGTGGTGCTGTTCGAGGCTGAAAACCGGCTGGGCGGCCATGCCCGCACCCGGATGGCAGGCCAGCACGGCGACCAGCAGGTCGATACCGGTTTCATCGTGTTCAACTATGCCAATTATCCGCATCTGACGGCACTGTTCGATGAACTCGCCGTGCCGGTCGTCAAAAGCAAAATGAGCTTTGGTGCGTCTTTCGGCGGCGGCCGGTTGGAATATGGGCTGGCCAGTCTGGATGCGCTTTTCGCCCAGCGCAAGAATGCCGCCAACCCGCGGTTCCTGCGCATGGTCCGTGACATCCTGCATTTCAACAAACACGGGCTGGCCGCCAGTCAGGACCCGGCGCTGACCATCGGCGGGTTGCTGCAAAAGCTGCGCCTGTCGGATTACTTTCGCGACCATTACCTGTTGCCGTTTTCCGGCGCGATCTGGTCCACACCCAAGGAAAAGATCCTCGATTTCCCCGCCCATGCGATGATGACCTTTTTCGACAATCACGCGCTGCTGGGCGCGACGGGGCAGCATCAATGGTACACGGTTGACGGTGGCTCGCAGGCCTATGTCAGCCGTCTGGCCGCCGATATGGCGCGGCGCGATGTCGATCTGCGGCTGGGCGCGCCGGTCGAGGCGGTCCGCCGCAACCCGATGGGGGTCGAGGTCAAGGCCAAGGGCGGCGATTGGGAACGCTTTGACGAGGTCGTTTTCGCCAGCCATTCCGACCAGAGCCTTGCCATGCTGTCGGATGCCTCGCCCGTCGAGCGCGACACTTTGGGCGCGGTGCGCTATCAGCCCAACAAGATCGTGCTGCATTCGGACATATCCATCATGCCCAAGCGCAAACAGGTCTGGTCGTCATGGATCTACACAGAGGCCAATTATCAGCAGGGCGGCGAAATCGACCTGACCTATTGGATGAATTCGCTGCAGCCTTGGTTGCAGGCCGATACGCTGATGGTCACGCTGAACAGCCGCCGCCCGATCCGCGAGGATCTGATCTGGGACGAGGTGACTTTGCATCATCCGGTCTATGATCTGGCCGCCTTGGCCGCCCAGAAAACCGCCGCCGCGATGAATGGCACCAATCGCACATGGTTCTGCGGCGCATGGATGAAAAACGGCTTTCACGAGGACGGGTTGTCCAGCGCGCTGGACGTGGTCGGCAGGCTGACCGCGCCCGACCGCATGGCGATGGCGGCAGAGTGA
- a CDS encoding sigma-70 family RNA polymerase sigma factor encodes MLNEMHAPAKADAVTVMPVYKRTGKTGIRTTGAKRVMAEATTKRMAWVTQVAAVRDAKDKAAFAELFAYFAPRVKSFLMKSGASPDLAEECAQEVMVTLWNKAHLFDPAKASVSTWIFTIARNRRIDLLRKQKRPEPEDLPWGPEAEPEQAEAMGLQQETEQLGQALAALPAEQRKLIERAYFGELSHSEIAAETGLPLGTIKSRIRLALERLRHTMK; translated from the coding sequence ATGTTGAACGAGATGCATGCCCCTGCGAAAGCTGATGCAGTCACCGTGATGCCCGTCTATAAACGGACAGGCAAGACGGGCATTCGCACCACGGGGGCAAAACGGGTGATGGCAGAGGCAACGACCAAACGCATGGCATGGGTGACACAGGTCGCCGCCGTGCGCGACGCCAAGGACAAGGCGGCTTTTGCCGAATTGTTCGCCTATTTCGCCCCCCGCGTGAAATCGTTCCTGATGAAATCGGGGGCCAGCCCGGATCTGGCCGAAGAATGCGCGCAAGAGGTGATGGTCACCCTGTGGAACAAGGCCCATCTGTTCGACCCCGCCAAGGCGAGCGTGTCGACATGGATCTTCACCATCGCCCGGAACCGGCGGATCGACCTGTTGCGCAAACAAAAACGGCCCGAGCCCGAGGATTTGCCCTGGGGACCAGAGGCAGAACCCGAACAGGCCGAGGCCATGGGTCTGCAACAGGAAACGGAACAATTGGGTCAGGCGCTCGCCGCCTTGCCTGCGGAACAAAGAAAGCTGATCGAACGCGCCTATTTCGGCGAGTTGAGCCATAGCGAGATTGCCGCCGAAACCGGCCTTCCGCTCGGGACGATCAAATCAAGGATACGGCTGGCGCTGGAACGCCTGCGCCACACAATGAAGTGA
- a CDS encoding ChrR family anti-sigma-E factor: MTKIKHHLTDALLMGYAAGSLPEAFNLVVATHISMCDTCRAALAEFEAVGGEVMLDADPVDMAEDALTAAMARIMAAPRREQPKAAPVRGVFPAPLRDYVSGDLDRVKWRKIGGGVSQMVLKTDGGASVRLLRIPAGTAVPDHGHRGTELTLVLQGAFVDETDRFGAGDIEVANEDLNHTPVAEQGVDCICLAATDAPLRFKGLLPRIAQRFIGI, from the coding sequence ATGACAAAGATCAAACACCACCTGACCGATGCCCTGTTGATGGGCTACGCCGCCGGCAGCTTGCCAGAGGCGTTCAATCTGGTGGTCGCCACCCATATTTCGATGTGCGACACCTGCCGCGCAGCCCTTGCCGAATTCGAGGCCGTGGGCGGCGAGGTGATGCTCGACGCTGATCCTGTCGATATGGCCGAGGATGCCCTGACCGCCGCGATGGCGCGGATCATGGCTGCGCCGCGCCGCGAACAGCCCAAGGCCGCGCCTGTGCGCGGCGTGTTTCCTGCCCCTTTGCGCGATTACGTCAGCGGCGATCTGGACCGCGTGAAATGGCGCAAGATCGGCGGCGGCGTCAGCCAGATGGTGCTGAAAACAGATGGCGGCGCCAGCGTGCGCCTGCTGCGTATCCCTGCCGGGACGGCCGTGCCGGATCACGGGCACCGTGGGACGGAATTGACGCTGGTGCTGCAGGGCGCTTTTGTCGATGAAACCGACCGTTTCGGCGCGGGCGATATCGAGGTCGCCAACGAGGATCTGAACCACACGCCGGTGGCAGAACAGGGCGTGGATTGCATCTGTCTGGCGGCGACGGATGCGCCTTTGCGGTTCAAGGGCTTGCTGCCGCGCATTGCACAGCGGTTCATCGGGATTTGA
- the rmuC gene encoding DNA recombination protein RmuC: MIQIGENSYAFSDPALLAVIGALAALVLIVVLLITALRRAGQSAEAVNYVAHQMGRMSQDVMGLAQGQNQLAGNIQTVSDAQANAQVRVIQTMEARLAEVQAQVAERLADNALKSAHSLAEMNERLKETLTGSSEKTTKSLTELQERLATIDRAQTNIEKLSGDVLSLQDILSNKQRRGLFGEIQLTDIVSKALPSDSFTLQATLSNGKRADCLVHLPNPPGPIVIDAKFPFESYEALARADTQELQKIALRDLGNAVRKHIKDISERYIIDGETADGAIMFLPSEAVYAELHARLPEVVRAGFDARVWIVSPTTCMATLNTMRAILKDARMREQAGAIRKELSLLGADVERLVTRVGNLDRHFGQAAKDLEDIKISAEKAGKRANRLDNFDFAEIAPDEAPLPIGQDEAG; the protein is encoded by the coding sequence GTGATCGGGGCATTGGCGGCCTTGGTGCTGATCGTGGTTCTGCTGATCACGGCCCTGCGGCGGGCAGGCCAATCCGCCGAGGCGGTCAATTACGTCGCCCATCAGATGGGCCGCATGTCACAGGATGTGATGGGGCTGGCCCAAGGGCAGAACCAATTGGCCGGCAATATCCAGACCGTCAGCGACGCGCAGGCCAATGCGCAGGTGCGCGTGATCCAGACGATGGAGGCGCGACTGGCCGAGGTGCAGGCGCAGGTCGCCGAACGGCTGGCCGACAATGCGCTGAAATCGGCGCATTCGCTGGCGGAAATGAATGAACGGCTGAAAGAAACGCTGACCGGCAGTTCCGAGAAAACCACCAAAAGCCTGACCGAATTGCAAGAACGGCTGGCCACCATCGACCGTGCGCAGACCAATATCGAAAAGCTGTCGGGCGATGTTTTGTCCTTGCAGGATATCTTGTCGAACAAGCAACGGCGCGGGCTATTCGGGGAAATCCAGCTGACCGATATCGTGTCCAAGGCGCTGCCCAGCGACAGTTTCACGCTGCAGGCGACGCTGTCCAACGGCAAGCGTGCCGATTGTCTGGTGCATCTGCCCAATCCGCCCGGCCCAATCGTGATCGACGCCAAATTCCCGTTTGAATCCTACGAGGCATTGGCACGGGCTGACACGCAGGAGCTGCAGAAAATCGCCCTGCGCGATCTGGGCAATGCGGTGCGCAAACATATCAAGGACATATCAGAGCGTTATATCATCGATGGCGAAACCGCCGATGGCGCGATCATGTTCCTGCCGTCCGAGGCGGTCTATGCCGAACTGCACGCCCGCCTGCCAGAGGTGGTGCGCGCCGGTTTCGATGCCCGTGTCTGGATCGTGTCGCCCACGACCTGCATGGCCACGCTGAACACGATGCGCGCGATTTTGAAGGATGCGCGGATGCGCGAACAGGCGGGGGCGATCCGCAAGGAATTATCGCTGCTGGGCGCGGATGTGGAAAGGCTGGTCACGCGGGTCGGCAATCTTGACCGGCATTTCGGGCAGGCGGCCAAGGATCTGGAAGATATCAAGATATCTGCTGAAAAGGCGGGCAAGCGGGCGAACCGGCTCGATAACTTCGACTTTGCAGAGATTGCGCCGGATGAGGCACCATTGCCGATCGGTCAGGATGAGGCGGGGTAA